GCAATTCACCGGGCTGAACTTCAGAGAATTTTGGCTGAAAATTTAAATCAGGATTCAATACAATTAAACCATTCACTACAAAAAATAAGAAAAGAAGAGAACTATATTTTAGATTTTGAGAATGGAAACCAGGTAGAAAGTGCCATTGTTTTTGGTGCAGACGGTATAAAATCTCCTATCCGCAATCAGATTTTAAAAACCGGAACCATACGGAATTCCGGGCAGAAATGCTGGCGTGGCCTGGTAGATTTTGATCTGCCGGAAAAACATCATCAGGAAGCTTTTGAAATGTGGGGAAAAGGAAAACGTTTCGGATTTGTAAAAATTTCAGACAAAAAAGTGTACTGGTATGCCTGTATCAATGAAAAAAATTTTGGAAAGCATTTAGAGATTGCAGAGATCTTTAGGGATTTTAATTCTTTGCCTGTAGAAATTATTGAAGCCACTGCCAGTGAAAATATCATCTGCAATACTATTTCCGACCTTGCTCCTATTCCTCAGTGGTATTCTGAAAACCTTTGTCTGATTGGAGATGCTGCCCACGCCACAACTCCCAATATGGGACAAGGTGCCTGCCAGGCCATTGAAGATGCTTATATCATGGGTAAGCTGCTGGAAAATCATCAGGACTTCAATGCTGTCTTCGAAAAGTTTCAGAATATCAGAAGGAAAAAAGTAGATTATATCGTGAATACAAGCCGCAACATCGGAAAGGTTTCTCAATGGGAAAAAGGGAACTCAATCCGTAATTTTCTGATGGGACTTATTCCGGAAAGTGTGAATCAGAAAATGGCAAAAAGAATTATAGAACTGGAAATGTAAAAATTCAAAAAAATTATATCCGATCTATTAATAACAACTAAAATCAAAAACATGAAAAAAATATTTTATGTACTGCTTCTGCTCATAGGAGTTCATACAGTACGAGCACAGGAGGTCCCGATACTGGACAGAGGTTTATTTTTGGTAACCCGGAGATTGCCGGAGGACAGCTGAGTCCGGACGGAAAATGGATTTCTTTTACAAAAGAATATGAAGGAATCATGAATATCTGGGTAAAAAAAATTGATGAACCCTTCGATAAAGCACGCCCGCTAACCAATAGCAAACGCCCGTTAAATGGTTATTTCTGGACAGAGGACGGAAAATATATTCTGTATATAAAAGATAATAATGGTGATGAAAACATGAATATTTTTGCAGTAGATCCTATGGCAAAAGTAACAAAAGGTGTTCCGGAATCCCGAAATATCACTCCTCTTAAAGAAGTAACAGCTCAGATTTATCTGGCAAGCAGAAAAGATCCTGATTTGTTGATGGTTGGCTTAAATAACCGTGATAAATCTTGGCATGATTTATACTCACTGAAAATTTCTACGGGTGAGATGAAAAAAATTTATGAAAATAAAGACCGTATCACAAGCTATGATTTTGACTGGGATGAAAAATTAAGAGTTCTTTCCAAAACAGATGATAAAGGGACTACGCAGTTCTTTTATAAAGAAGGTGATAATCTTACCCCAATTTATGAAACACTGGTAACAGAAAATGCTTATATCTCTAACTGGAATGAGGATAATTCTAAATTTTATCTGGTAACCAATAAAGGAGATCTTGACAAGTCTACCCTATTCCTGATGGATCCGAAAACCAAGCAGATCACAAAAATAGAAAGCGACCCTAAAGATAAGGTAGATTTCGGAGGATTGTTTCTTGACAGAAATACCAGAAAAATGATCTACACCTCCTACACAGGAGATAAAACCGAATATTACTGGAAAGATAAAGCTTGGGAAGCTAATTACAAGTTCCTGCAAAGCAAATTTCCTGGAAGAGAAGTTGGTTTTGCAAGCTCTACTAATGATTATTCTAAGTTTTTGGTTTCTGTAGGAGGAGATAAATATGCTTCTGAGGCGTATTTCTTTGATGCTAAAACAAAGGAGTTGATCTTCCAGTACACTCCAAGAGCAGAGTTAAAGAAAGTTGAAAAGTATCTTGCAGCTATGACACCTATCAGCTACAAAAGCAGTGACGGGCTTGAAATTCCAGCTTATTTAACACTGCCTGTAGGATCAACAGGAAAAAATGTTCCTGTAGTTGTCTTTGTACATGGAGGCCCTAAAGGTCCGAGAGATTACTGGGGGTATAACTCTGCTGTACAGTTCTTAGCGAACAGGGGATATGCTGTCTTGCAGCCTAATTTCCGATCAAGCGGCGGATATGGAAAAAAATTCCTGAATGGCGGAGATCTTCAATGGGGAAAACTGATGCAGGATGATATTACCTGGGGTGTAAAATACCTTATTGATCAAGGAATTGCGGATAAAAACAAAGTAGCCATTATGGGAGGAAGCTATGGAGGATATGCAACGCTGGCAGGTTTGGCATTTACACCAGATATATATGCTGCCGGAGTAGACATTGTGGGCCCTAGTAACCTGTTTACCCTATTGGATTCTGTGCCTGCTTACTGGGAATCCGGACGTGCCTTTCTGTATGGGATGGTAGGTGACCCAAGAACTGAAGAAGGTAAAAAGCGCATGCATGATGCCAGCCCTTTATTCAGTGTGGATAAAATTAATAAACCTTTACTGATTGTTCAGGGAGCAAACGACCCAAGAGTAAAACAGGCTGAGGCAGATCAGATTGTCATTGCACTTCGTGATAAAGGTAAAAAGGTTAATTATATTTTAGCGGATGATGAAGGTCATGGATTCCGTAAACCGATTAACAGCATGGCGATGTATGCTGAAACAGAGAAATTTCTTTCTGAAGTAATCGGGGGAAGATATCAGAAAGAAATGCCGGAAAATGTAGCCAAACGTCTGAAAGAAATGACTGTTGATATTTCAAAAGTAACTTATACTCCTGCAAAAAGTGAAAAGACCGCAGGAGCTTCCAAATAAAACTTCCTGTCTCAATAAAATAAATAAATAAATAAATAAGCAGAGCCTGAAAATCAGGCTCTGCTTATTTATTTAGATCGTAATTTTTCTTATCAGTATTTATTAATTTACTCTTGTAAGTGTTATGGTATAATTTCTTGCCACGTTTGAATTGTTTACTACATTTATTGTAGCGGCAGCAGGCATTGTCAACGTATAATTAAAAGATGTAGCATTACTTCCATCTGCGCACCCTGGCACACCTGACCAGGTTACCCCAATAGCAGTAGCAACTGTCTGCGTAAAAGTTGGTCGATTATTCGTATCAAGAGTAACAAATCCTCCCTGGCCATTAAGACCATAATAATTATTAAATGAGCTGATATTAATAAGAAATTCTGCTGAAGCAGAAAGTGCACAACCATTACCCGTTACAATGAGAGCCTTGTAAACACCATTGGATATACTTCCAAGCAATGTTCCGGTGCCACCACTTGCTACGTTGACAGTATTTGATCTTATACCTCCATTAGTTGGTGAAGTTGAGGATTTAACAACAACACCCGTATTATCTACATACAGAGGATATATTTCAGCTGTACCTACCCCTTGATTAACAGTTCTGACTCTTGCAGTACCATTAACATCTAGAGTATTTGTGGGAACAGAAGTATTTATCCCTACTTGGGAATATGCCAATGATGAAATCACCAAAGAACATATTAAAAATTGCTTTTTCATTTTTTATTTGTATTTAAAAGTTTTCACAAAAATACAAAAAAAAACAATCTCATAAACTTTTATGAAATAAATATTACACTGATAATCAACACATAATAATTCGCAAAAAAGATTTATTTTAAATAATGATGATTACTCAATGATCATAAAATATTCAATAGATACTAAGATGGCTATAGCAAAAGCGCCTCATGAATGAGGCGCTTTTTATACAATTTAGTTTTAATTAATACGTTAGAGTAACACCTGCACCCCAGCCCATTTCATTATCATAGTTTCCGGAAAGGGATAACCATTTTTGAACAATGTACCGGAGACCTGTAGAAAACTCTCCATCTGAATTGACACTGAAGTTTCCTCTCAGCCTTCTGGAAAGTGGAATGTCTTCACGGCTTAGCTCTAATAATACTTTTCCGTTCTGGTCTACACTTGCATCAGCTGTAATCAGCATAGGCAATACATACTGCATCCCTACCATGAATACCAATCTGTTTTTTGAAGCTTTCTGCTGTCCGAACCAGGTCTTCTTCCCATGAAAATCCATTCCCATATCTTCTGCCATCTGTCTCTCCATGATTTCATGGTTTTTCTGAACCCTGAACCCTGCATAAGGAAGCGCCCATTGAAATTTTCCTAAAAAGCGACCTACTTTTGCACTTCCTTCAAAATGATCGAAATTCCAGTTAGAATGAAATTCATTCAGGTTAGCCCATCTCGGTCCGAACATTGTCATCGTTTCAGCATGAATTTTATTGCTTGCTACATCCAGCATGGCCATAGAACTGGTCATTTTATTATCCTGAATAAAGTTTTTCCAGGCCAGTTTTCTATTGGGAAGCTGTGGATTAGGTTTTGAATTTTCATAGCTGAAGATTCTTCCCATTCCCGCCATCATATGGTATAAAATATGACAGTGGAAAAACCAGTCTCCATCCTGATTGGCCGCAAATTCTATCGTCACGGTTTCCATTGGCATGATATCTACTACATTTTTCAGAGGAGAATACTCTCCTTTTGAATTGATGAGTCTGAAGTCATGACCGTGAAGGTGCATCGGATGGCGCATCATAGAATTATTGTATAGCTTGATCCTGAGAATCTCTCCTTTTTTAATCATTATTTTATCGTTCTCCGTCACCGTTTTGTTGTCCAGCGTCCAGAGATAATGACTCATATTTCCCTCTAAGGTAAATTTCATTTCACGAATGCTGTCTGAAGGAAAAATGGTTTTCTCAGGAGACTTTAAAATATTGTAAGACAGTCTTTTGATTGTTTTCTCGTCCTTCATATCCATTCCGGAGTGTTGAGAATGATCTTCTTTGGTTTTCACTCCCATCATCTCACTGATGTGCTTTGCAGTAGTTTTTCTTTGATTTTCAGAAAGTTCCGGGTACATCACTTCGTTCATATCCATCATCTGATTTCCCATCGTCATGTTCATTGGTTTCATATTTCCGCTCATCTCCATCATGCCGTTCATCATTTTCATCCCTTCAAAAAGCATCAGCCTTGGAAGATTGGGAGCTTCCACCTTCTCTCCTGAACCCAGCCAAAGCGAAGCATGTCCTATTCTATCTTCAGAAGTCGCTCTGAATTCAAAACTTTTATTCTCAGGAATAGTAACTTCAATATCATAGGTTTCAGAAACTCCTACAATCAGGCGGTCAACTTCAATGGGAACCACATCATTTCCGTCATTTCCGACTACTTTTATTTTTCCTCCTCCATAATTCAGCCAAAAATAGGTAGAAGAACCTCCGTTAGCAACTCTCAATCGTACTTTGTCACCCGCTTTTAAATTAGAATAATCTGAACTTGGAGTACCATTGATTAAAAATTTATCGTAGTAAACATCACTTACATCCATGGCTTCCATCCTTTTCCATTCATTCAAAGCTTTTGTTCCTAAGTTTCCGGATTTAATGGCTTCCCAATAACTTTGCACTGCATTTTTCTTTACAGCATACCAATCTGTATTGGCCATATGAAGCCTTCTTGCAATCTGCATAGGGTCATCATCACTCCAATCTCCTAATAATACCGGGATTTCAGCATTATATTGTGTTTGGGGTTCGCCTTCTCTTTTTTTGAATACCAAAATACCATTCATCCCTATCTGTTCCTGGAGCGCTTCATGAGAATGATACCAATAGGTTCCGTTTTGGGAAATTCTGAATTTGTATAAATGTGTCTCTCCCGGCTTTACAGGTTTTGTCGTAAGATAAGGAACCCCATCCTGCTCATTGGGAAGAATTACTCCATGCCAGTGCAACCCTGTATTTTCTTTAAGCATATTGTGCAGATAAATTTCAGCGGTGTCTCCTTCTGTAAAATATAACGTTGGAGCCTGAAGCCTACCATTGACCGCAATTGCTCTTCTGTTTTTTCCTGTGAAATTAACAATGGTATCTTTTACATACATTTCAGCGGTGTCTCCTTCTGTAAAATATAACGTTGGAGCCTGAAGCCTACCATTGACCGCAATTGCTCTTCTGTTTTTTCCTGTGAAATTAACAATGGTATCTTTTACATACAGATCATAGCGAACTGTTTTTCCGCCAAAAGTAACTCTCCCGTTTTCAGAATTCCGTTTTAAAACAGATCGTTCTTCTTTTGGATTTTCCGTATTTATAGCAGAATCAATTTCTTTTTCTACCAATTCCAACCCACATTTAGGGCATTTTCCCGGCTTATCTGAAATTACTTCAGGATGCATCGGACAGGTATAAATAGATTGAGATCTGGATTGAGATTGAGTTAAAACCTTAGCTTCAACTGGCGTTGCTGCTTTTATATCCAGTTTATTATAAGACCTCACTATCTTCGTTTTATCAGCTTCTTTTGTCTTATCGATGATTTTAACAGCTTCTCTTTTTTCAACTTTACCCTTATTTATTTTTGTTTCCGAGGGCTTTGTCTTTGTCTCTGTTTTAGGAATTAGCTTTACTTCCGGTTTAGCTGATGCTTTGGGTTGTAGAACCACCGTCTTTTTTACCAATGTCATTTTGCATTTCGGACAGTCTCCAGGTTTAGAGGAAACTACTTCCGGGTGCATCGGACAGGTATAATATGTTTTTGTAGTTTGTGCGAAAGTAAATACAGAGAACAAAAGTACCAGAAACATTATCAGCTTTTTCATAATATTTCGAACTTTTTAGAAGTTGCATAGCTTAAAGTTAATTAGAACTCAAGCTATACAACTTATTATTTTATAGAATAATACTGCAATTATTTAATCTCCGACTTTACACTTCCGCATGAAAGCATAGACTTCCCATAGTAAGGATTAATGATCTGTTTTTCATTGCTCAGCCAGCTTCCGTCTGCCATTGGGCAATACTGAACATAAACGGGTTGATCAGAAAGCTTAAACTGCTTGGTTAAAGCAATCATATTGTCTGAAAGGTTTAAAAAAGTTTCTCTTTGGGATGCAACATTTCTTGCATCGGAAATTGCAGAAGCATCTTTTCTTAGTACGTTCAGATTTCCTTCTGAAACTACTTTATAATCTATCGTAGAAGCTGTTTTAATGAATTCTGTTGCGGCTTTTGATGTTTTATCCGCATCATCTGAAGCTAAGGCAGACTTGATGGCGATATAGTTTTGATACAGTTTGGAAACCTTAGCATCTTTTTTAGACTGTGCTGATAATGAAACGATTGAGAATAATGATAAAGCTGCTGTTATGATATATTTTTTCATTGTTTTAAATTTTTAGAATTAATTTTTAATAAAGAATAAAGGTAACGCATCAGTAAGTGCGTCAGAACGTATCGCTTATAACAGTATAAAATAAATTATACCGAAAAACGACTGACGGATTCTAAATTCTAAAATTACAATGATTGATGTAAATAGCTACCGGCCTGTATTCGGGTGGTGCATTAATTTGAATCTGGGTAAATTTGGTTGCAGAAAAAGACTTGTCAATAACCGCAAACTGATGTTCTACGGGAATCTCTGAAACTGCACTTAAAAAATCAACATTCAGATAGTCAGACTTCTGGGAATCGTCTACTTTTACGATTTTGATTTCTGTTTTGCAGCATCCTTTTTTGTCTTTAACACCGCATTTTCCACAGATATCATCTGCTTTCTGGCTTACAGAAACAAATTCTTTCATGCAATAATGAATGCTGAAAGCTGCTCCGGAAGAAAACCCGAAGTAGAAAACAGAAAACAATATGGCCAGAATCTTTTTCATTGGTAAGACAAAGTTAAAAATATCTCTGAGACCGTTGTTATAGAATTTGGTAATGTTGTTATAAAATTCGGGTAAATAAAAAGCTTCCGAAAATTTCGAAAGCCTTTACTGTATTTTTTTGATTTCAATTCTATAGTCTGAATTCCAGTTTCACGTTAAAGAAACGTCCTGTAAGACGTACCGGAACAGGATACATATAATTGCTGTTATAGTCTGTAATCCATTGGTTCGCAACCGTATTGTTGATATTAAAGGCATTGAAAACCTGAACACCTAGTGTAAGTTCTTCAAAATTCCCCCAGAAACCGGATCTCTTATTTTTTTCTTTTGGATCGATAAATACTTTCGTCAGTCCTAAATCTACTCGTTTGTAAGAAGGAAGTGTCTGCTGGTAGTTGTAAGCAGCATTAAAATCAGGCTGTCCGTTACTGTTGAACATTACAGGAGCTCCTGTAGGTAATCCCATAGCGTATACCAAAGTAAGGTTTACACGCATAGACGGGAAGCTCGGCATATAATCCTGATAGAACATGGCAAACCTTAACCTTTGGTCTGTAGGTCTCGGAATATCTCCTTTTCCGTCAATATTTTCATAAACTCTGGCATAGCTTGCAGATAACCAAGAATCTACACCCGGTACAAATTCTCCGAATAATCTGGTATCAATACCATAAGCATATCCTTTAGAATTATTCTGCCCGGAGTAACGGATCCTTACATTATCCATATAGTATGGAATCAGATTATCCATTTTCTTATAATAAAGTTCCGTAGTCAGTTTAAATGGCCTGTCATACATCTGGAACTCATAATCATTGGCAAGAATTACCTGGATAGAACGCTGTGATTTTATATTTGAATTAAAATTACCATCTAAATCCTTGATTTCTTTATAGAAAGGAGCTTGATAATAGATACCTCCGGAAATTTTAAACAACATATCACTGTCCCAATCTGGTTTTATGGCAAACTGAGCTCTTGGAGAGAAAATAGTTTCTTTGTTAAAACTCCAGTTCGCAACACGTACTCCGGCATTCACAAATACTTTACTTGCTCCCCAATAAAACTTCTGTGAATACTGAGCATAGGCAGACAGTCTTGTCGGCTCAATATTATTTTGTCCGGCAATATAGTACGCAAGCTTAAGATCTCCTGTATTTCCGGTTCTCGGGTCAATCACTTCCGGTCTTGGAAGGCTGTACCCTGCCGAATCTACCAATTTCCATTCATTGGTAAGATCTTTCAGGTTTTCTTTCTCATATTTGAATCCAACCTCAAAATCGGTATTAACGTTAGGAGAAAATTTGGCTCTGAACTGTGTTCCGTATGTTCTTACAAATAAATCGTTT
The nucleotide sequence above comes from Chryseobacterium sp. 7. Encoded proteins:
- a CDS encoding multicopper oxidase domain-containing protein, coding for MFLVLLFSVFTFAQTTKTYYTCPMHPEVVSSKPGDCPKCKMTLVKKTVVLQPKASAKPEVKLIPKTETKTKPSETKINKGKVEKREAVKIIDKTKEADKTKIVRSYNKLDIKAATPVEAKVLTQSQSRSQSIYTCPMHPEVISDKPGKCPKCGLELVEKEIDSAINTENPKEERSVLKRNSENGRVTFGGKTVRYDLYVKDTIVNFTGKNRRAIAVNGRLQAPTLYFTEGDTAEMYVKDTIVNFTGKNRRAIAVNGRLQAPTLYFTEGDTAEIYLHNMLKENTGLHWHGVILPNEQDGVPYLTTKPVKPGETHLYKFRISQNGTYWYHSHEALQEQIGMNGILVFKKREGEPQTQYNAEIPVLLGDWSDDDPMQIARRLHMANTDWYAVKKNAVQSYWEAIKSGNLGTKALNEWKRMEAMDVSDVYYDKFLINGTPSSDYSNLKAGDKVRLRVANGGSSTYFWLNYGGGKIKVVGNDGNDVVPIEVDRLIVGVSETYDIEVTIPENKSFEFRATSEDRIGHASLWLGSGEKVEAPNLPRLMLFEGMKMMNGMMEMSGNMKPMNMTMGNQMMDMNEVMYPELSENQRKTTAKHISEMMGVKTKEDHSQHSGMDMKDEKTIKRLSYNILKSPEKTIFPSDSIREMKFTLEGNMSHYLWTLDNKTVTENDKIMIKKGEILRIKLYNNSMMRHPMHLHGHDFRLINSKGEYSPLKNVVDIMPMETVTIEFAANQDGDWFFHCHILYHMMAGMGRIFSYENSKPNPQLPNRKLAWKNFIQDNKMTSSMAMLDVASNKIHAETMTMFGPRWANLNEFHSNWNFDHFEGSAKVGRFLGKFQWALPYAGFRVQKNHEIMERQMAEDMGMDFHGKKTWFGQQKASKNRLVFMVGMQYVLPMLITADASVDQNGKVLLELSREDIPLSRRLRGNFSVNSDGEFSTGLRYIVQKWLSLSGNYDNEMGWGAGVTLTY
- a CDS encoding alpha/beta hydrolase family protein, producing MNIWVKKIDEPFDKARPLTNSKRPLNGYFWTEDGKYILYIKDNNGDENMNIFAVDPMAKVTKGVPESRNITPLKEVTAQIYLASRKDPDLLMVGLNNRDKSWHDLYSLKISTGEMKKIYENKDRITSYDFDWDEKLRVLSKTDDKGTTQFFYKEGDNLTPIYETLVTENAYISNWNEDNSKFYLVTNKGDLDKSTLFLMDPKTKQITKIESDPKDKVDFGGLFLDRNTRKMIYTSYTGDKTEYYWKDKAWEANYKFLQSKFPGREVGFASSTNDYSKFLVSVGGDKYASEAYFFDAKTKELIFQYTPRAELKKVEKYLAAMTPISYKSSDGLEIPAYLTLPVGSTGKNVPVVVFVHGGPKGPRDYWGYNSAVQFLANRGYAVLQPNFRSSGGYGKKFLNGGDLQWGKLMQDDITWGVKYLIDQGIADKNKVAIMGGSYGGYATLAGLAFTPDIYAAGVDIVGPSNLFTLLDSVPAYWESGRAFLYGMVGDPRTEEGKKRMHDASPLFSVDKINKPLLIVQGANDPRVKQAEADQIVIALRDKGKKVNYILADDEGHGFRKPINSMAMYAETEKFLSEVIGGRYQKEMPENVAKRLKEMTVDISKVTYTPAKSEKTAGASK
- a CDS encoding HYC_CC_PP family protein → MKKILAILFSVFYFGFSSGAAFSIHYCMKEFVSVSQKADDICGKCGVKDKKGCCKTEIKIVKVDDSQKSDYLNVDFLSAVSEIPVEHQFAVIDKSFSATKFTQIQINAPPEYRPVAIYINHCNFRI
- a CDS encoding TonB-dependent receptor plug domain-containing protein is translated as MKKLVLPLSLMVPVLLFSQQRKKDTATTKVTDIEEVVFQKKATGRTNDLTNVRISAKEAKSVASINGGIEGLLKTLPSVNSNTELSSQYMVRGGNYDENLIYINDIEIYRPFLIRNSQQEGMSIINPDMVSAVNFSAGGFEAKYGDKMSSALNIYYREPEKFEVSGEASLIGGRLTTGLASKNKKFTALFSGRYRNTNLVLNTLKEDTDFNPTYWDFQSYLNYHVSDKFSMSFIGYYSKNDYQMIPKAKSVTFGSLQQPITVNIGYGGQENDQYKNMMGTFSMNYKPADKWKLTLDAFAYQNREREYYTIQSAYELQTFDPVTQQPVTSFDVGGQIEHARNDLFVRTYGTQFRAKFSPNVNTDFEVGFKYEKENLKDLTNEWKLVDSAGYSLPRPEVIDPRTGNTGDLKLAYYIAGQNNIEPTRLSAYAQYSQKFYWGASKVFVNAGVRVANWSFNKETIFSPRAQFAIKPDWDSDMLFKISGGIYYQAPFYKEIKDLDGNFNSNIKSQRSIQVILANDYEFQMYDRPFKLTTELYYKKMDNLIPYYMDNVRIRYSGQNNSKGYAYGIDTRLFGEFVPGVDSWLSASYARVYENIDGKGDIPRPTDQRLRFAMFYQDYMPSFPSMRVNLTLVYAMGLPTGAPVMFNSNGQPDFNAAYNYQQTLPSYKRVDLGLTKVFIDPKEKNKRSGFWGNFEELTLGVQVFNAFNINNTVANQWITDYNSNYMYPVPVRLTGRFFNVKLEFRL
- a CDS encoding FAD-dependent monooxygenase translates to MDTISIIGAGIGGLTLGNVLKQHHYDFTIYESAPEIKPVGAGIMMAVNAMQVFDGLGLKEKIENAGNKIHRIIISDESMRPISKTEILELEKQYNSCNVAIHRAELQRILAENLNQDSIQLNHSLQKIRKEENYILDFENGNQVESAIVFGADGIKSPIRNQILKTGTIRNSGQKCWRGLVDFDLPEKHHQEAFEMWGKGKRFGFVKISDKKVYWYACINEKNFGKHLEIAEIFRDFNSLPVEIIEATASENIICNTISDLAPIPQWYSENLCLIGDAAHATTPNMGQGACQAIEDAYIMGKLLENHQDFNAVFEKFQNIRRKKVDYIVNTSRNIGKVSQWEKGNSIRNFLMGLIPESVNQKMAKRIIELEM
- a CDS encoding DUF3347 domain-containing protein; translated protein: MKKYIITAALSLFSIVSLSAQSKKDAKVSKLYQNYIAIKSALASDDADKTSKAATEFIKTASTIDYKVVSEGNLNVLRKDASAISDARNVASQRETFLNLSDNMIALTKQFKLSDQPVYVQYCPMADGSWLSNEKQIINPYYGKSMLSCGSVKSEIK